AATCGTGGTACAAGCGGTATTGACGGAAGTACAAGTACGGCTATTGGGAGTGCTGTGGCTAATGAAAAACAAGCGATTTTTATTACAGGCGATTTAAGTTTTCTATACGATAGCAATGCGCTTTGGAATAATTATATTCCGAAAAATTTTAGAATTATTATAGTAAATAATCAGGGTGGAGGTATTTTTAGAATTTTACCAGGACATAAAAACACAGAAAATTTCGACACTTATTTTGAAACAAAACATAATCTTACGGCCGAACATTTAGCGAAAATGTATGGTTTAGATTACGTAAAAGCTTCCGATAAGGTAGAATTGAAAGGGGTTTTGGCTACATTTTACGATGCTGGAGAGCAACCAAAAATATTGGAAGTGTTTACACCTAAAGCTGTTAATGATGAAATTTTACTAAATTATTTCAAAAATTTAAAATAAGAATGTGACTTATCAATTTATTTGGTGTCTAAAAAATAGTTATCTTAATAACTTAATTTATAAACCCTTTTTAAAAACATTCTAAAACATGAGTAAAAGAGACGATTTAATTGTAAAGTACGCGGCAGATTTAAAAGATAAATGTGGTGTAACTCCAGATATGGATTTCTTGAAAAAAGTAACAATTGGTTGTGGACCATCTATATATAATGCAGATTCTTCTACGGTTTCTGGTTCGGATGCTTCTGAATTAGCAACCGTAAAAAATAACTTCTTAATTAAAAAATTAGGATTGGCTGATGATGCTAGCTTAGACGAAGGTATTGCCGCTGTAATAGAACAATACGGAAAATCTAACCGTACTAAGTACAGAGCGGTTGTTTATTACTTACTTGCAAAGCATTTTGGAAAAGAATCTGTGTACTAGTATTACAGTATAATTCTCTCTATAATATTAAAGGCGCCACATTTTTGTAGCGCCTTTTTATATTTAAAATATTGTCTTTTAAAATTTTTCTCTTTTCTAATAATTTTAATCTCGATTCTTTTTTTGAATATCATTACCTTTGCGGCATGATACATTTAGGACAAGTAAATACATTAGAAATTCTTCGTGAAAGTGAGCATGGTGCTTATTTAATTGATAATGAAGATAACCAGGTTTTGTTACCAAATAGATATGTTCCGCAGGAATTTAAAATCTACGACAAGCTTGAGGTTTTTGTGTATTTAGACAATGACGAGCGCCCAGTGGCTACAACAGATATGCCATATATTATGAAGGATGGTTTTGCGCTTTTGCGTTGTAACCAAGTTACCGAATATGGTGCCTTTTTAGATTGGGGTTTAGTTAAGGAATTGTTTTGTCCGTTTCAGGAGCAAGCTTTTAAAATGAAACCAGGTGGTTGGTACTTGGTACATTGCTATTTAGATGAAAAAAGCGAGCGTTTAGTAGCTTCTAGTAAAACTATGCGTTTTTTAGATAACCGCGAATTAACGGTTGCTGAGTTTGATGAGGTGGATTTAATTGTATCTCACCCATCGGATATTGGTATGAATGTGATTGTAAATAAAAAACATATTGGTTTAATTTACAAAGATCAAATTTTTAAAGATTTAAGTATAGGAGATAGATTAAAAGGTATCGTTAAAAAAGTACGCCCTGGTAATAAATTAGATATCGCTTTAGGTCAAATTGGTTATAGAAATATAGAGCCAAATGCCGAAAAAATTATGCATGAATTACATGATAATAGCGGCTATATTAATTTAACCGATAAATCTAGTCCAGAAGCCATTAAAGATCAACTCCAAATGAGTAAAAAGAACTTTAAAAAGGCTATTGGTACATTGTATAAGCAACGCCAAATAGAAATTAAGTCTGACGGGATTTATTTAGTTTAAAGATACCGAGATTTTAGTTTTTACTCTGCTATAAACAAAGTTAACACCATCGCTAATATTTTTGAAATGTATGTTTTCTCGTGAGCAAAAATTGCTTTCGATTTCAGCATTCATGGCACTTGCAGAATTATGACTTATAACACCGTAAGCACATAGGTTGTTCATTATTTCTTTAAAACTGTTTATATCTAACAAGTTAATAGAGTAGGAGTTTACACGATTTGCAATAATGCCAAAAGGTCGCGATATTCCGAAATGAGAAATTAGTTTTTTAAAAATTTCCGATACATTGTGGATATCGATATGTACGCCTTCGCTAAATTCAATAACGACTATGTGATTAAAAAAATGGATATCTCCAAGAGATATTTTCTCCGATTTTAAAATATGCTGAGAGAATTCGGATTCAATAATTTTCATGCTTGCTATGGATTAAATTAAGCTATCAAGTTGTAGGGGCTTATCAATAAGACACTTATATGTTTAAAAAGTCACACCTTTTTTATCGACTTTTTATATTATTGATAATATATTGGAGTGTAATCTCTTTAATCGTAAAGATTAATACATACGAGGCTATTAATTTCAGTATAAACTTATATCTGTAAACATTTCCATTTTTAGTACTTTTGCCAAATGATAAACGACGATACTATAGTAGCATTAGCAACACCTTCTGGAGCAGGGGCCATTGCTATCATCCGATTATCCGGAAAAGATGCCATTACCGTGGCTAACAGCGCTTTCAGATCTGTTAAAAGTAACAAGTCGCTTTTAACGCAAAAAACGCATACCATTCATTTAGGGCATATTATAGATAACAAACGCACTATAGATGAGGTTTTGGTGTCCGTTTTTAAAAACCCGAATTCTTACACTGGAGAAAATGTGGTAGAAATATCGTGTCATGGATCTAATTATATTCAACAGGAAATTATTCAATTATTTATAAGGAAAGGTTGTCGCACGGCATCGCCTGGAGAGTTTACACTTCGAGCTTTTTTAAATGGAAAGTTAGATTTAAGTCAGGCAGAAGCTGTGGCCGATTTAATTTCAAGTGATAATGAAGCGTCTCACCAAATAGCGATGCAGCAAATGCGTGGTGGTTTTTCTTCGGAAATAGCAAAGTTACGCGAAGAGCTTTTAAATTTTGCATCGTTAATAGAATTAGAACTCGATTTTGCAGAGGAAGATGTTGAGTTTGCTGATAGAGGACAATTTAAAGATTTAACCGAACGTATTACGTTTGTATTAAAACGATTGATAGATTCTTTTGCGGTTGGTAACGTGATTAAAAACGGAATTCCGGTAGCTATTGTAGGAGAACCAAACGTCGGTAAATCCACGCTGTTAAATGCGCTTTTAAATGAAGAACGCGCCATAGTATCGGAAATTGCAGGAACTACACGGGATACTATTGAAGATGAAATTTCGATAGGTGGTATTGGCTTCCGTTTTATTGACACCGCAGGTATTCGAGAAACAACCGATGTTGTTGAGAGTATCGGTATTAAAAAGACTTTTGAAAAAATAGATCAGGCTCAAGTTGTTGTTTTTCTTGCTGATAGTAGCAATTTTAAGGAAGCATCTTTTCTAAAATCTTTTAAAATTGAAATAGAAAAAATTAAGAATAAATATCCGCTAAAACCATTATTGATTGTTGCTAATAAAGTAGATAAGCTTGATGAAAAGCAAGTAGATATCGTTAAGGCAGAAATTGAAAACATTCATCTGCTTTCCGCTAAAACAGGTACAGGTGTCGAAGCGTTAAAGGATAAGCTTTTAAGCTTTGTAAATACAGGCGCATTGAGAAATAACGATACTATTGTTACCAATACGAGACATTACGATTCGCTTCTAAAAGCTTTTGAAGAAATAGGAAAGGTAAAAGAAGGTTTAGAAATTGGTTTATCTGGAGATTTAATGGCGATAGATATTCGTCAGGCTCTATATTATTTTGGTGAAATAACAGGAGAAATTACTAATGATGATTTGTTAGGTAATATTTTTGCTAATTTCTGTATCGGAAAGTAAATGCCAAAAACAAAACATAATAAAACAAATAAAACCCTTGTAAAACAAGGGTTTTTCGTTTTCTGACTTTTCGTTATTTTGTTTAAATAGGTACATTTTTCTTGTTTTTTGTACCTATTTTGTACCTCGTTTTGTGTTTTTTGTTATGTTTGCATCAAGATTGTCGCCTGTTGGTTTTATTTGAACCATGTAGAACCACTCTGAACCCTCTAGAACCGCATAGAACCATAAAAAAAAGCGAAATTGTGTCGTATGTTAGTAAATAAAAGATGTACATATTGTGGGGAGAAATTCCAAGCAAAGACTACAAAGACTAAGTATTGTAGCCTTTCTTGTAACCAAAAACATTATAAGCATAAAGCAAAGAAAACACGACAAGTTCTCGCCAAAAAGAGTGAAATTACGGAGAGACATCCCTTTTCAGAACGGTTGGAACTGGTTAAGGTTAAGGAGTTTTTAAGTGTAACAGATTGTGGGATTTTATTAAATGTTAGCAGATCAACAATTAAGCGTTTAATCTTATCAGGAGATTTATTAAGTTTTAAAATACGAGGTCGTGTTTTAGTTTCTAGAAAGGATTTAGATCATTTATGCAGGCAAGGATTTAATAAACCCAATGATAAAAAGGTCGAGATAAAGAAAAAAGAGTTTGATGAAAAGAAGTATTATTTTATGGGAGAAATTTCAGAGTATTATAAAATATCGCTTAGGTCGATTGAAAGACACTTAAAATTAAAAGGCATAGAGAAAATAAAGAAAGGTCGTTTTACCTATGTGTTAAAAAGAGATATTCGAAAATTATATGGAGCACCAAATAAAAGGAGTTAAATGGCTAATGTAACATTAAGAGATAAAGAAGTAGCAAATGGTAAAAGAAGTCTATATTTGGACTATTACCCTGCAATTATAAATCCAGAAACAGGAAAGGAAACAAGGAGGGAATTTTTAAAACTGCAAATTTATAGTGTTCCTAAGAATGAGATGGAAAAATCGCATAATAAAGAAACAATTCAGTTTGCTGAACTTGTAAGATCTAAACGCTTAATTCAAATAAGGGATAAAGAATATGGATTTAAAGAGAACATCAATTTTAGTTTAAACTTTGTAGCTTTTTATCAAACTATTATTGAGGAATATTATAATAAAAGTAGCCGAAATAATTATTTATCATGGAAGGCATCTTTAAAGTATTTTGAAGAATTTGCAGGTCATAAATTAGCTACTAATCAAATTACACTTTTACATATTAAGAAGTATAGAAGCTTTTTATTATCAACTAAAAACCTAAGAACTAAAAAAGGTAGTTTGGCTATAAATACGGCTTCGTCTTATTATAAGAAATTTATATATGTACTTAAAGAAGCCTACAAGCAGAATTTAACCACAACCAATATAGCTTTACATGCAGATTATATTAAAGAAGAGGAGACGCATAGAGAGTATTTAACGGAAGAGGAGCTCTCTTTACTTTGGAAAACCGATATAAAGATTGAAAAAATAAAACACATGGCTGTTTTTTCTGCTTTAACAGGGCTTAGATTTATCGATATTAAGAACTTAACATGGGAGAAAATATATCAAGATAAACATCTTGGAGATTATGTTCAGCTTAGAGAGCAAAAAACAGGAAATATAAATAATCATCCTATTTCAGAGTCTGCTTATAACATATTAAAGTTACAAGAATCCTCTAAAGGTATTATATTTAAAGATATTAAATATTCGCAAATAGTTAGACCTCTAAAAGAATGGATTGAGAAAGCTGGTATAAACAAGAAAATCTCATTTCATAATTTTAGGCATAGTTATGCAACACTTCAATTAGCAAATGGAACTGATATTTATACCGTTTCAAAGCTATTAGGACACAAAAATGTTTCAACAACACAGATCTACACCAAAATTTTGGATAAGAATAAAGTAGGAGCAGCTAACCGCATAAATTTAGATTTAGATGGAATATCATAAAGTATATAATCACTTTTACAATAAAACCTTCACTGCAACAAAGAGAATAATAATATCAAAGTTTAAAAAAGCTAAAGCTAAAAAAAGACCTTTTCACACAACTAGTAATGGTATGTTAAGGTCATTAAGTACTTGTAGAATTGAAAAATTCGAGAATGTTTTAAAAGATAGAGCAGCAGACGCTTATCATATTTTTAAAAAAAGGTATGAATATGTTGACGGTGAACCAAAGGAGGTTATAAAGCAAATTTTAGAAGAAGAAGTTCTAGAAGCTTTTGTAAGTTCTCAAGGATATACTTTTACTAAATTTATAGCAGATATAGCTATAGCCGACTGTTTAGATGAAATAAGAAGGCATTATAGTAATTATATTAGCTATTATCAAGTTATCTATGAACAAGATAAGTATGGATATTTCTATCTAAAAGATTTTCAAGGGGGAGGTTATGAAAGTTCTAGTGAATATAATGAGATGTTAGATGTAAAGTATCCATACAGAATTGATGAGCGCAAAGAAGCTGAGCGCGTTGAAAAATCTAAAAGAAAAGGAGGGAAGCCTGCTTTAAGCATAAAAGATAAAAATGAGCTTTCAATAGAAGAAATAGATGCTGTAGATATTATTAACAGTTTTTCTGATGGTGAGCGCGCTTTATTATTTGCAATATTTCATGATGAAAATAAAAAAAATAACCTCACAGAAATACCACTCACCGAATTAATAAGGTTTACCAAAATAACAGGTAGTTATGAAGATCTTTCTATTTTTAAAAAAAATGTAAAAAACAGCACGTTTTACTCCATGGCGAACAAAGGGATTAGTTATTATACCGCAACTCAAGGGCAAAAGGAATTAATTGAGGATACTAAAGCTAAATTGCAAAAACTCAAGGTTCCTTTTATGGTAAGATTACTAAGTAAATTACTTTTAGAACTGCGCTAAAACAAAGAAAAACACCAATAAAAAAAAGAATCTAATCAAACATTAGGTTCTTTTTTTTGTTTTATAGTGTTCTTTGTTATGGTTATTTGTTTGTTTTTTAGTGTTTTACGTATTTCGATAACTCTCCGATCGGTTTCCGACACCCCCTGCTACCCGCTGATTTTCGCTATAAATTTGCCTCATAACCAATAAAAACCCAAAAAAATGAAGAAGCAATTTTTTATGCTCTCAGAGGACGAAATTGAAAACCTTGTAGAGCGCATTTCAAGTAAAATGAGAAAACATTATGATTCTCAAAACAGTATTCAAGAAGACGAGCTATTATCTATAGATGAGGCTGCTAAATTTGTTAAGCTATCTAAGGCTACACTTTATGGCTTAGTTCATAAAAAAGAGATTCCTTATAGTAAAAAAGGTAAACGTTTGTATTTCCAAAAGTCAGAATTATTTGATTGGGTAAAATCGGGACGAAAAGAAACAAAGCAATCTATGAATTATAAAGTAGATGAGTATTTATCCAGAAACCGATTAGCATAAATTAAATATAGATTTATGATAATTCAAACAGGTTTTATAAAACTATTCAGAGATTTAGTAGACTGGGAGTGGTATACGGATCAAA
The window above is part of the Algibacter sp. L3A6 genome. Proteins encoded here:
- the mnmE gene encoding tRNA uridine-5-carboxymethylaminomethyl(34) synthesis GTPase MnmE, which translates into the protein MINDDTIVALATPSGAGAIAIIRLSGKDAITVANSAFRSVKSNKSLLTQKTHTIHLGHIIDNKRTIDEVLVSVFKNPNSYTGENVVEISCHGSNYIQQEIIQLFIRKGCRTASPGEFTLRAFLNGKLDLSQAEAVADLISSDNEASHQIAMQQMRGGFSSEIAKLREELLNFASLIELELDFAEEDVEFADRGQFKDLTERITFVLKRLIDSFAVGNVIKNGIPVAIVGEPNVGKSTLLNALLNEERAIVSEIAGTTRDTIEDEISIGGIGFRFIDTAGIRETTDVVESIGIKKTFEKIDQAQVVVFLADSSNFKEASFLKSFKIEIEKIKNKYPLKPLLIVANKVDKLDEKQVDIVKAEIENIHLLSAKTGTGVEALKDKLLSFVNTGALRNNDTIVTNTRHYDSLLKAFEEIGKVKEGLEIGLSGDLMAIDIRQALYYFGEITGEITNDDLLGNIFANFCIGK
- a CDS encoding site-specific integrase encodes the protein MANVTLRDKEVANGKRSLYLDYYPAIINPETGKETRREFLKLQIYSVPKNEMEKSHNKETIQFAELVRSKRLIQIRDKEYGFKENINFSLNFVAFYQTIIEEYYNKSSRNNYLSWKASLKYFEEFAGHKLATNQITLLHIKKYRSFLLSTKNLRTKKGSLAINTASSYYKKFIYVLKEAYKQNLTTTNIALHADYIKEEETHREYLTEEELSLLWKTDIKIEKIKHMAVFSALTGLRFIDIKNLTWEKIYQDKHLGDYVQLREQKTGNINNHPISESAYNILKLQESSKGIIFKDIKYSQIVRPLKEWIEKAGINKKISFHNFRHSYATLQLANGTDIYTVSKLLGHKNVSTTQIYTKILDKNKVGAANRINLDLDGIS
- a CDS encoding helix-turn-helix domain-containing protein, whose protein sequence is MLVNKRCTYCGEKFQAKTTKTKYCSLSCNQKHYKHKAKKTRQVLAKKSEITERHPFSERLELVKVKEFLSVTDCGILLNVSRSTIKRLILSGDLLSFKIRGRVLVSRKDLDHLCRQGFNKPNDKKVEIKKKEFDEKKYYFMGEISEYYKISLRSIERHLKLKGIEKIKKGRFTYVLKRDIRKLYGAPNKRS
- a CDS encoding helix-turn-helix domain-containing protein; the encoded protein is MKKQFFMLSEDEIENLVERISSKMRKHYDSQNSIQEDELLSIDEAAKFVKLSKATLYGLVHKKEIPYSKKGKRLYFQKSELFDWVKSGRKETKQSMNYKVDEYLSRNRLA
- a CDS encoding S1 RNA-binding domain-containing protein gives rise to the protein MIHLGQVNTLEILRESEHGAYLIDNEDNQVLLPNRYVPQEFKIYDKLEVFVYLDNDERPVATTDMPYIMKDGFALLRCNQVTEYGAFLDWGLVKELFCPFQEQAFKMKPGGWYLVHCYLDEKSERLVASSKTMRFLDNRELTVAEFDEVDLIVSHPSDIGMNVIVNKKHIGLIYKDQIFKDLSIGDRLKGIVKKVRPGNKLDIALGQIGYRNIEPNAEKIMHELHDNSGYINLTDKSSPEAIKDQLQMSKKNFKKAIGTLYKQRQIEIKSDGIYLV
- a CDS encoding DUF2853 family protein; this translates as MSKRDDLIVKYAADLKDKCGVTPDMDFLKKVTIGCGPSIYNADSSTVSGSDASELATVKNNFLIKKLGLADDASLDEGIAAVIEQYGKSNRTKYRAVVYYLLAKHFGKESVY